The Daucus carota subsp. sativus chromosome 2, DH1 v3.0, whole genome shotgun sequence genome includes a window with the following:
- the LOC108207442 gene encoding RING-H2 finger protein ATL66: MATDNFGPPRDYFSINIISFSSKSHSPATLIVAVFFFSIILLAALLSLHYFCRRSNASTTTVAIPVAVPTIALGLDAAAIDSIPIFLHGSVLGKNDNNNNNVPRDQKEECSICLAMFEDGERVKVLPECLHAYHSECVDKWLKNKSSCPLCRSSLDSTATEFANP, encoded by the coding sequence atGGCTACGGACAATTTTGGACCTCCACGCGATTACTTCAGTATTAATATCATAAGCTTCAGCTCCAAGTCCCACAGTCCAGCCACTCTCATTGTGGCTGTTTTTTTCTTCTCCATCATCCTCTTAGCAGCCCTTCTTTCGTTGCATTATTTCTGTCGTCGCAGCAATGCTAGTACGACGACAGTGGCCATTCCTGTGGCAGTCCCGACGATTGCATTAGGCCTTGATGCAGCTGCCATTGACAGCATACCTATTTTCTTGCATGGCTCGGTGTTAGggaaaaatgataataataataacaatgtgCCGAGAGATCAGAAGGAGGAGTGCTCGATCTGTTTGGCAATGTTTGAAGATGGCGAAAGAGTAAAGGTTTTGCCTGAATGCCTACATGCTTATCATTCGGAATGTGTGGATAAGTGGCTTAAAAACAAGTCCAGTTGTCCTCTTTGTAGATCTTCACTTGATTCTACGGCTACTGAATTTGCCAATCCTTAA
- the LOC108210136 gene encoding ran-binding protein 1 homolog a → MASSEAERKVEKEVVADKEEEDNAAAAAEDEDTGAQVAPIVRLEEVAVTTGEENEEAILDLKSKLYRFDKDGNQWKERGAGTVKFLKHKETGKVRLVMRQSKTLKICANHLVVAGMTVQEHAGNEKSCVWHATDFADGELKDELFCIRFGSIENCKLFMETFQEVAESQGKKEESEGTGAAAELLEKLSVEEKKDEKKAEEDVTAATTKDAKEPEKAESKKEE, encoded by the exons ATGGCGAGCAGCGAAGCAGAGCGCAAAGTAGAGAAAGAGGTCGTCGCCGATAAGGAAGAAGAAGACaacgccgccgccgccgccgaaGACGAGGATACCGGTGCTCAGGTCGCTCCGATCGTCCGCTTAGAAGAGGTCGCCGTCACTACCggtgaagaaaatgaagaagctATTCTCGATCT TAAGTCGAAGCTGTATAGATTCGATAAAGACGGAAACCAGTGGAAAGAGAGGGGTGCTGGTACTGTGAAGTTTTTGAAGCACAAGGAGACGGGAAAGGTTCGATTGGTTATGCGCCAATCAAAGACTCTCAAGATCTGTGCTAATCATCTAG TTGTGGCTGGTATGACTGTTCAAGAACATGCTGGGAATGAGAAGTCGTGTGTTTGGCATGCTACTGATTTTGCTGATGGTGAACTTAAGGATGAGCTGTTCTGCATCAGATTTGGATCCATTGAGA ATTGCAAGCTTTTTATGGAAACATTCCAAGAGGTTGCCGAATCCCAAgggaagaaagaagaaagtgaGGGGACTGGTGCAGCTGCTGAGCTACTTGAGAAGTTGAGTGTGGAAGAGAAGAAAGATGAAAAGAAAGCAGAGGAAGATGTGACTGCTGCAACCACCAAGGATGCCAAGGAGCCTGAGAAGGCAGAGTCAAAAAAGGAAGAATGA